A genomic region of Deinococcus metalli contains the following coding sequences:
- a CDS encoding DUF2382 domain-containing protein yields the protein MTAPERQTLELREEVLTVEKQRDVYAQVTLRRERRVRTEVVQLELVSEVLVIAAQPGGPAVMVDGTLLQAGETRELVLYEERALPGKDVVVTQEVHVRKAAQTEWHTEDVELAYEELVVERSPQRTSQDQDGTQHQPDSSPG from the coding sequence GTGACGGCGCCAGAGCGGCAGACCCTTGAGCTGCGCGAGGAAGTCCTGACGGTCGAGAAGCAGCGTGACGTGTACGCCCAGGTCACGCTGCGGCGCGAACGCCGTGTGCGTACAGAGGTCGTGCAGCTCGAACTGGTGAGTGAAGTGCTCGTGATCGCGGCCCAGCCGGGCGGGCCGGCTGTGATGGTGGACGGCACCCTCCTGCAGGCTGGCGAGACCCGCGAGCTGGTGCTGTACGAGGAGCGAGCCCTGCCTGGCAAGGACGTTGTGGTCACACAGGAGGTGCACGTGAGGAAGGCCGCCCAGACCGAATGGCACACCGAAGACGTTGAACTCGCCTACGAGGAACTCGTGGTCGAGCGATCACCACAACGAACGTCCCAAGATCAAGACGGCACACAACACCAACCAGATTCGTCCCCCGGTTGA
- a CDS encoding PRC and DUF2382 domain-containing protein: protein MANLIPLSQLVRDHNYDLGGDVFDPTGLPAYAGNDKVGTVRGALTEDGGKLRYLILDVGSWFTAKEVLVPVGLARFEGDAVYIDSMTKDQVKAMSEYREGQEYTYDSQVADERVLRGSTETVPMVSMPGGQYDYRDQDANDTYFKTPQRLQLLEERLQVNKQRAVAGSVEIGKRVETRTENVNVGLEHEELVIERTPVSEPRPVDGTVRLGDASETVRVDLEAETAQVNKQAFVTEEVEIGKRTVTEQQTLSDTVGREVLDVTKTGDVVMDGQTTSGERRTALDRGVDAVKDAVDPLDGKIDRR from the coding sequence ATGGCGAACTTGATTCCTTTGTCCCAGCTTGTCCGCGACCACAACTACGACCTCGGCGGTGACGTGTTCGACCCGACCGGCCTGCCCGCGTATGCCGGCAACGACAAGGTCGGCACCGTGCGCGGCGCCCTGACGGAGGATGGCGGCAAGCTCCGCTACCTGATCCTGGACGTCGGCAGCTGGTTCACGGCCAAAGAAGTGCTCGTCCCGGTCGGGCTGGCCCGCTTCGAGGGCGACGCCGTGTACATCGACTCCATGACCAAGGATCAGGTCAAGGCCATGAGCGAATACCGCGAGGGGCAGGAGTACACGTACGACTCCCAGGTGGCGGACGAGCGGGTGCTGCGGGGCAGCACCGAGACGGTCCCCATGGTGAGCATGCCCGGCGGCCAGTACGACTACCGCGATCAGGACGCGAACGACACCTACTTCAAGACGCCGCAACGGCTGCAACTGCTCGAAGAGCGTCTGCAGGTGAACAAGCAGCGCGCGGTGGCGGGCAGCGTGGAGATCGGCAAGCGCGTCGAGACCCGCACCGAGAACGTCAACGTGGGCCTGGAGCACGAGGAGCTCGTGATCGAGCGCACGCCCGTGAGCGAGCCGCGTCCGGTGGATGGCACGGTTCGCCTGGGTGACGCCAGCGAAACGGTGCGTGTGGACCTGGAAGCAGAAACGGCCCAGGTGAACAAGCAGGCCTTCGTCACCGAGGAAGTGGAGATCGGCAAGCGCACCGTGACCGAGCAGCAGACGCTCAGCGATACCGTGGGCCGCGAAGTGCTCGACGTCACCAAGACCGGCGACGTGGTCATGGACGGCCAGACGACCTCGGGCGAGAGGCGCACGGCCCTGGACCGGGGCGTCGACGCCGTCAAGGATGCCGTCGATCCCCTCGACGGCAAGATCGACCGGCGCTGA
- a CDS encoding response regulator, translated as MPAAFPDMTIRRPLRVLLVDDGAADRELAREVFDTHDEQVIVDTCATGARALEFLHKPDTTLPDVILLDLNMPGMSGFDVLAALKADTRLGVIPVVILSSSSHAGDVEQAYSLHASSFMTKQIDFGHFVQQIDAFVSFWLEARTAHWPG; from the coding sequence GTGCCGGCCGCTTTCCCTGACATGACGATCCGACGCCCCCTCCGTGTTCTGCTCGTGGACGACGGGGCAGCCGACCGCGAACTCGCCCGCGAAGTCTTCGACACGCATGATGAGCAGGTCATCGTCGATACCTGTGCGACCGGCGCCCGCGCCCTGGAATTTCTGCACAAGCCGGACACCACGCTGCCGGACGTGATCCTGCTTGACCTGAACATGCCCGGTATGTCCGGCTTCGACGTCCTCGCCGCACTCAAGGCGGACACGCGGTTGGGCGTCATTCCTGTCGTCATCCTCAGCAGTTCCAGCCACGCCGGAGACGTCGAGCAGGCGTACTCTCTGCACGCGAGTTCGTTCATGACCAAGCAGATTGACTTTGGACACTTCGTGCAGCAGATCGATGCCTTCGTCAGCTTCTGGCTCGAGGCTCGTACCGCGCACTGGCCAGGGTAA
- a CDS encoding transporter substrate-binding domain-containing protein, whose product MTSLTSSVRRAFLAALFSASVAHAEGTLNVGANVGNVPWEFQDASGATVGFEIELVNQIAKNLGKSVNVVNTPFNGLFAAVQSGRIDLAISSITITKKRLETVAFAQPYYDSDQSLTVKAGSPLKSMADFKGKTVGVDTGSTGAMWATTHLAEYGYTIREYVGLNAAMLDLKNGRIDGYISDIPALQYYAKTTGGVAVIQRLKTGEQYSIMFAKNNDLAKQFNAQIDMMKRSGYLAALHKKWFGAAPEKTTSTVTVLPMPK is encoded by the coding sequence ATGACCAGCCTCACCAGCTCAGTTCGCCGCGCTTTCCTCGCCGCTCTGTTCAGCGCGTCCGTCGCCCACGCCGAGGGCACCCTGAACGTCGGCGCGAACGTCGGCAACGTGCCGTGGGAGTTTCAGGATGCCAGCGGCGCCACGGTGGGCTTCGAGATCGAGCTCGTGAACCAGATCGCCAAGAACCTCGGGAAGTCCGTCAACGTGGTCAACACGCCCTTCAACGGGCTGTTCGCTGCCGTGCAGTCCGGCCGCATCGACCTGGCCATTTCGAGCATCACGATCACCAAGAAGCGTCTGGAGACCGTGGCGTTCGCGCAGCCCTACTACGACTCGGATCAGTCCCTGACCGTCAAGGCGGGCTCGCCGCTCAAGTCCATGGCCGACTTCAAGGGTAAGACCGTCGGCGTCGACACCGGCTCGACCGGCGCGATGTGGGCCACGACGCACCTGGCGGAGTACGGCTACACCATCCGCGAGTACGTCGGCCTGAACGCTGCGATGCTCGACCTCAAGAACGGCCGGATCGACGGCTACATCTCGGATATCCCTGCCCTGCAGTACTACGCCAAGACCACCGGCGGCGTCGCGGTCATCCAGCGGCTCAAGACGGGTGAGCAGTACAGCATCATGTTCGCGAAGAACAACGACCTGGCCAAACAGTTCAACGCCCAGATCGACATGATGAAGCGCAGCGGGTACCTCGCGGCGCTGCACAAGAAGTGGTTCGGCGCCGCGCCGGAAAAGACGACCTCGACCGTCACCGTGCTGCCGATGCCCAAGTGA
- a CDS encoding amino acid ABC transporter permease, whose product MDLITTFFNVPILRDALPALLHGLGLTISLGLVSAVFGTALGMVVALLGLYTAPPVRAAVRVYIDVLRSMPLLVFMVLIYYALPFVKVLLPAFTSAVLAIGLIASAYVAEIVRSGIEAIPRGQFEAARSLGLSQWQTMATVILPQALKIVVPPLTGNAVSIMKDTATASVVALPELLQQATSRQALAANPTPLIGAALIYVLMLFPLVRLVSRFERTSRVKSRV is encoded by the coding sequence ATGGACCTGATCACCACCTTCTTCAATGTTCCTATTCTCCGTGACGCCCTGCCGGCCCTGCTCCACGGTCTGGGGCTGACCATCAGCCTGGGCCTCGTGAGCGCCGTCTTCGGGACGGCCCTCGGCATGGTGGTGGCCCTGCTGGGGCTGTACACGGCCCCGCCCGTGCGCGCCGCCGTGCGCGTGTACATCGACGTCCTGCGCTCCATGCCGCTGCTGGTGTTCATGGTGCTGATCTACTACGCCCTGCCGTTCGTGAAGGTGCTGCTGCCGGCCTTCACCTCGGCCGTCCTGGCCATCGGCCTGATTGCCTCCGCGTACGTGGCCGAGATCGTCCGGTCCGGCATCGAGGCCATCCCGCGCGGACAGTTCGAGGCGGCGCGCTCGCTCGGGCTGAGCCAGTGGCAGACCATGGCCACGGTGATCCTGCCGCAGGCCCTCAAGATCGTGGTTCCGCCGCTCACCGGCAACGCGGTGTCCATCATGAAGGACACCGCGACCGCCTCGGTCGTCGCGCTGCCGGAACTGCTTCAGCAGGCCACCTCCCGCCAGGCGCTCGCCGCCAACCCCACCCCGCTCATCGGCGCGGCGCTGATCTACGTGCTGATGCTCTTCCCCCTCGTCCGGCTGGTCAGCCGCTTCGAGCGCACGTCCCGCGTCAAGTCGCGGGTCTGA
- a CDS encoding cysteine desulfurase-like protein, whose product MTTTDITALTPHLEFVRSQFPALSGPWTFLDNAGGSQVLTGVADRVRDYLLQTSVQLGATYAVSQEAAARVADGTRAAAELINAADPREVVLGSSATQLIANFAQSYGATLTEGDEVIVTSTDHEANIGAWMRARGAVVRVWRPRPDTLELHLDDLGALMTGRTRLVCVTHASNILGRINPVARIAERVHAGGAQIFVDGVAYAPHRLVDVQALDVDFYMFSFYKVFGPHISLLYGKLDHLLALPNINHTFVGEQAIPYKLQPGNVNYELTYSLRAITDYLEQLGGRVQAGATGRGAMVAAYAAIADHEAMLAGLLLTFLRSKARVRVIGPATADPAVRVATISFVVEGRRSSEFPRALDDHHVAVRYGNFYARRLMDELALDPDEGVIRVSMAHYNTVQDVDRLIGHLDTIGLD is encoded by the coding sequence ATGACCACCACTGACATCACCGCCCTGACGCCCCACTTGGAGTTCGTCCGCTCCCAGTTCCCTGCCCTGTCGGGGCCGTGGACGTTTCTCGACAACGCGGGCGGATCGCAGGTGCTCACCGGCGTGGCCGACCGCGTGCGCGACTACCTCCTGCAGACCAGCGTCCAGCTCGGGGCCACCTACGCCGTGTCGCAGGAGGCGGCGGCCCGGGTTGCCGACGGCACGCGCGCCGCCGCCGAACTCATCAACGCCGCCGACCCACGTGAAGTGGTGCTGGGGTCCAGCGCCACCCAGCTCATCGCGAACTTCGCCCAGTCCTATGGGGCCACGCTCACCGAGGGGGACGAGGTCATCGTGACGTCCACCGACCATGAGGCCAACATCGGCGCGTGGATGCGGGCGCGCGGCGCCGTCGTGCGGGTGTGGCGTCCCCGGCCCGACACCCTCGAGCTGCACCTCGACGACCTGGGCGCCCTCATGACCGGTCGCACCCGTCTGGTCTGCGTGACACACGCGTCGAACATCCTGGGCAGGATCAACCCCGTGGCCCGGATCGCGGAGCGTGTCCACGCGGGCGGGGCCCAGATCTTTGTGGACGGCGTGGCGTACGCGCCGCACCGGCTGGTCGACGTGCAGGCGCTGGACGTGGATTTCTACATGTTCAGCTTCTACAAGGTCTTTGGCCCGCACATCTCGCTGCTCTACGGCAAACTGGATCATCTGCTGGCGCTGCCGAACATCAACCACACGTTCGTCGGCGAGCAGGCCATCCCCTACAAACTTCAGCCGGGCAACGTGAACTACGAGCTCACGTACAGCCTGCGGGCCATCACCGACTATCTCGAGCAGCTCGGCGGGCGTGTCCAGGCAGGAGCCACCGGCCGGGGCGCCATGGTGGCCGCCTACGCCGCCATCGCCGACCACGAAGCCATGCTCGCTGGCCTGCTGCTCACCTTCCTCCGGAGCAAAGCCCGGGTCCGGGTCATCGGTCCGGCCACGGCCGATCCCGCCGTGCGGGTGGCCACCATCAGCTTCGTGGTCGAGGGGCGCCGCTCCTCCGAGTTTCCCCGCGCGCTCGACGACCACCACGTTGCCGTGCGCTACGGCAACTTCTATGCCCGGCGCCTCATGGACGAGCTCGCCCTCGATCCCGATGAGGGCGTCATCCGGGTCTCGATGGCCCACTACAACACGGTGCAGGACGTGGACCGTCTGATCGGGCACCTCGACACCATCGGCCTCGACTGA
- the hydA gene encoding dihydropyrimidinase, whose translation MSTVIVGGTVVTAEGTYRADVRVDSGVISAVGLDLAGPADTVIDAAGRHVLPGGIDVHTHLSMPSFGTETCDDFYTGHLAAAMGGTTSHVDFCIQPHGASLAAALDLWHAKAAERALIDYGFHVAVTDPRPEVIDEIATLPDLGVTSIKVFMAYRGTLQVDDAALFSCLERARDAGVLTLVHAENGDAIEHLMAGAIRRGETAPKYHALTRPPQLESEATGRAAAMAEVLGAPLYVVHVSCRGALDRVRDAQSRGAPVTAETCTHYLFFTADDLDRSGFEGAKFVCSPPLREVADQDALWAALRDGTLSVVSTDHCPFRYDTQKVLGEGNFTKIPNGVPGIEERMMVLHHAGVNGGRITLQQFVSLTATAPARRFGLGGVKGSVAVGSDADLVLWDLAREHTITAATNHGAMDYSLYEGMRVRGMPVMTLRRGEVIVDNGRLVAAPGSGQFMRRRTGG comes from the coding sequence ATGAGCACAGTGATCGTGGGCGGAACGGTCGTGACGGCCGAAGGCACCTACCGCGCGGACGTGCGGGTCGACAGCGGCGTCATCAGCGCGGTGGGGCTCGACCTGGCCGGCCCTGCAGACACCGTGATCGATGCGGCCGGCCGGCACGTTCTGCCGGGCGGCATCGACGTGCATACCCACCTCTCCATGCCGTCCTTCGGCACCGAGACCTGCGACGACTTTTACACCGGCCACCTGGCGGCGGCCATGGGCGGGACGACGTCGCACGTCGATTTCTGTATCCAGCCGCACGGCGCGTCCCTGGCCGCCGCGCTCGACCTCTGGCATGCCAAGGCGGCCGAGCGCGCACTCATTGATTACGGCTTCCACGTCGCGGTCACCGACCCGCGTCCCGAGGTCATCGACGAGATTGCGACGCTGCCGGACCTCGGCGTGACGTCCATCAAGGTGTTCATGGCGTACCGCGGCACGCTCCAGGTCGACGACGCGGCCCTGTTCAGCTGCCTGGAACGGGCACGGGATGCCGGCGTCCTGACTCTGGTGCACGCGGAAAACGGGGACGCCATCGAGCACCTGATGGCCGGGGCGATCCGGCGGGGGGAGACCGCGCCGAAGTACCACGCCCTGACGCGTCCCCCCCAGCTCGAGAGTGAGGCGACTGGGCGCGCCGCTGCTATGGCCGAGGTGCTGGGCGCGCCGCTCTACGTCGTGCATGTCAGCTGCCGCGGCGCGCTCGACCGGGTCAGGGATGCCCAGTCGCGCGGCGCACCAGTCACGGCGGAGACCTGCACCCACTACCTGTTCTTCACGGCGGACGATCTCGACCGTTCCGGGTTTGAGGGGGCCAAGTTCGTGTGCAGCCCGCCGCTGCGTGAGGTGGCCGACCAGGACGCCCTGTGGGCCGCGCTGCGCGACGGCACCCTGAGCGTGGTGAGCACCGACCACTGCCCCTTCCGCTACGACACGCAGAAGGTGCTGGGCGAGGGCAACTTCACGAAGATCCCGAATGGCGTACCCGGCATCGAGGAACGCATGATGGTGCTCCACCATGCCGGCGTGAACGGCGGGCGCATCACGCTGCAGCAGTTCGTCTCGCTGACGGCCACCGCGCCCGCCCGCCGCTTCGGGCTGGGTGGAGTCAAGGGCAGCGTCGCTGTCGGGAGTGACGCTGACCTGGTGCTGTGGGATCTGGCGCGCGAGCACACCATCACGGCGGCCACCAACCACGGCGCCATGGACTACAGCCTCTACGAGGGCATGCGGGTCCGGGGAATGCCGGTGATGACCCTGCGCAGGGGAGAGGTCATCGTGGACAACGGCCGGCTGGTCGCGGCGCCGGGGAGTGGGCAGTTCATGCGGCGCCGAACGGGAGGGTAA
- a CDS encoding ABC transporter permease has translation MSLTRPSTPAGAPPAWRTWLGRPEVVTLGLIALFCAALTALSPEFLTVKTLFDVLRACVIPGIFALGVLLVLAAGGIDVSFTAIAVFALYGTTKLTLGVWPTAPYPVLIGLCLLIGLALGLANGFMVYRFSVPSLIVTIGTQYLYRGFLLAFIGTAHIMNIPAAMDNFARLNITKFQTADGTNVSLPVTFLFLVGAALLTQYILSRTLLGRAAYAVGGSISIAERLGIPVRRVTLFVFGYAGLLAGLGGLLHGTQNRLANPFDLVGQELDVIAAVVLGGARVTGGRGSVTGTILGVILIVLIKNNLVLMGVPSTYQKLVIGAIILVASGVFARREPR, from the coding sequence GTGAGCCTCACCCGCCCTTCCACCCCGGCCGGCGCACCGCCCGCGTGGCGGACGTGGCTCGGCCGGCCCGAGGTCGTCACCCTGGGACTGATCGCGCTGTTCTGCGCGGCGCTCACGGCCCTGTCACCGGAATTCCTCACCGTCAAGACGCTCTTCGACGTGCTGCGCGCGTGCGTGATTCCCGGCATCTTCGCGCTGGGCGTGCTGCTGGTGCTCGCGGCGGGGGGCATCGACGTGTCGTTCACGGCGATCGCGGTTTTCGCGCTGTACGGCACGACCAAGCTGACCCTTGGTGTGTGGCCCACGGCGCCGTACCCGGTGCTGATCGGGCTGTGCCTGCTGATCGGGCTGGCCCTGGGGCTCGCCAACGGCTTCATGGTGTACCGCTTCAGCGTGCCCAGCTTGATCGTCACCATCGGCACGCAGTACCTGTACCGGGGCTTTTTGCTCGCGTTCATCGGCACGGCGCACATCATGAACATCCCGGCTGCCATGGACAACTTCGCGCGGCTGAACATCACCAAATTCCAGACGGCCGACGGCACGAACGTCTCGCTGCCCGTCACGTTCCTGTTCCTGGTGGGCGCGGCACTCCTCACGCAGTACATCCTCAGCCGCACACTGCTGGGCCGCGCGGCGTACGCCGTGGGCGGCAGCATCTCCATCGCCGAGCGGCTCGGCATCCCAGTGCGGCGCGTGACGCTGTTCGTGTTCGGCTACGCCGGCCTGCTCGCGGGCCTGGGTGGGCTGCTCCACGGCACGCAAAACCGCCTCGCCAACCCCTTCGACCTCGTCGGGCAGGAGCTCGATGTGATCGCCGCCGTCGTGCTCGGCGGAGCGCGCGTCACCGGCGGGCGTGGCAGCGTGACCGGGACGATCCTGGGCGTGATCCTGATCGTCCTGATCAAGAACAACCTGGTGCTGATGGGTGTGCCGAGCACGTACCAGAAACTCGTCATCGGCGCGATCATCCTGGTCGCCAGCGGCGTCTTCGCGCGCCGCGAACCCCGCTGA
- a CDS encoding sugar ABC transporter ATP-binding protein — translation MTQLSPPLSPSPGDPGIPLLRVQGVVKTFGGVRALRGVSFDIHAGQTYHLLGENGSGKSTLIKIIAGAQPPDSGVIEVRGVPYRALDALSALEAGIETVYQDLSLFPNLSVAENVALTAQLVSARGQLARGVSWPRLREVARAALARVRLPTTPAFLDTPVETLPIAVRQLIAIARGIVSRASLVIMDEPTAALTQREVENLLGIIASLQREGVSVLFVSHKLDEVFRIGGQVIVLRDGQKVASGPLTDFTPHSVAFQMTGKTLEETRYRTAAPGTEALLEVRGLSRAGAFRDVSFTLHRGEVLGITGLLDSGRNELAHALSGVRPADSGTVVLGGETVRLRTPRDGIRLGIGYVPEDRLAEGLFLDKPIRENIMVSVLKRLTEGVRLNYARATADTTALSKDLQVATPHVMLPVGALSGGNQQKVMVARWLAIGPKVLILHGPTAGVDVGSKDALYRIVQELAAQGLGVLLISDDLPELLMNADRIGVMQRGQLTHTAPVDGLSEAALTAELLEATSPTRASQVGSTA, via the coding sequence ATGACGCAGCTGTCCCCTCCGCTGTCCCCCTCCCCCGGCGATCCGGGCATACCGCTGCTGCGCGTGCAGGGTGTCGTCAAAACCTTCGGTGGCGTCCGCGCGCTGCGCGGCGTCAGCTTCGACATCCACGCCGGACAGACCTACCACCTGCTCGGTGAGAACGGCTCAGGCAAGAGCACGCTGATCAAGATCATCGCCGGGGCGCAGCCGCCGGACTCGGGTGTGATCGAGGTGCGCGGCGTCCCGTACCGCGCGCTGGACGCGCTGAGCGCCCTGGAGGCCGGCATCGAGACCGTGTACCAGGACCTGTCGCTGTTCCCGAACCTGAGCGTGGCCGAGAACGTGGCGCTGACCGCGCAGCTCGTCAGCGCGCGCGGCCAGCTCGCGCGGGGAGTGTCGTGGCCGCGGCTGCGCGAGGTGGCGCGCGCGGCGCTCGCCCGCGTGCGTCTGCCCACCACGCCGGCCTTCCTGGACACGCCGGTCGAGACGCTCCCCATCGCCGTGCGGCAGCTGATCGCCATCGCGCGCGGCATCGTGAGCCGGGCAAGCCTGGTGATCATGGATGAGCCGACAGCGGCCCTGACACAGCGCGAGGTGGAGAACCTGCTGGGCATCATCGCGTCGCTGCAGCGTGAGGGGGTGAGCGTGCTGTTCGTGAGCCACAAGCTCGACGAGGTCTTCCGGATCGGCGGGCAGGTGATCGTGCTGCGCGACGGTCAGAAGGTCGCGTCCGGCCCGCTGACGGACTTCACGCCGCACAGCGTGGCCTTCCAGATGACCGGCAAGACCCTTGAGGAGACCCGCTACCGCACCGCCGCGCCCGGCACGGAGGCGCTGCTGGAGGTGCGCGGCCTGAGCCGCGCCGGGGCTTTCAGGGACGTGTCGTTCACCCTGCACCGCGGCGAGGTGCTGGGCATCACGGGCCTACTCGACTCGGGCCGCAACGAGCTCGCGCACGCGCTCTCGGGCGTCCGTCCCGCCGACTCGGGCACGGTCGTGCTGGGCGGCGAGACCGTGCGGCTGCGCACCCCGCGCGACGGCATCCGCCTCGGCATCGGCTACGTACCCGAAGACCGGCTGGCCGAGGGCCTGTTTCTCGACAAGCCTATCCGCGAGAACATCATGGTATCCGTCCTCAAGCGCCTCACTGAGGGCGTCCGGCTCAACTACGCCCGCGCGACGGCCGACACCACGGCGCTCTCGAAGGACCTCCAGGTGGCCACGCCGCACGTCATGTTGCCGGTCGGGGCGCTGTCGGGCGGGAACCAGCAGAAGGTGATGGTCGCCCGCTGGCTGGCGATCGGCCCAAAGGTGCTGATCCTGCACGGCCCGACCGCCGGGGTGGACGTGGGCAGCAAGGACGCCCTGTACCGCATCGTGCAGGAGCTCGCCGCACAGGGTCTGGGCGTGCTGCTCATCAGTGACGACCTGCCGGAACTGCTCATGAATGCCGACCGGATCGGCGTGATGCAGCGCGGGCAGCTCACCCACACCGCGCCCGTGGACGGCCTGAGCGAGGCCGCGCTGACGGCTGAACTGCTGGAGGCAACGTCACCGACCCGCGCCTCCCAGGTGGGGAGCACGGCGTGA
- a CDS encoding autoinducer 2 ABC transporter substrate-binding protein: MNRRTWTYSALGLLVLGGVLHGAQAQGKKYTIVTVVKITGINWFNRMEEGVKKYAKDTGNAATQTGPSTADAAQQAAIIEDLIAKKPDAIAVVPFSPETLEPVLKKAMARGIKVITHEADNQTNTLYDIEAFDNVAFGANLNARLAKCMGGSGKWAVFVGSLTSKTHNQWADGGIGNAKKNAGMTLVESKQETADDADQAYQKAKELIRKYPDIKGFQGSASTDVAGIGRAVEEAGLEGKTCVYGTSLPSIAGKYLDSGAVDGIGFWDPADAGYVMNKVAQLVLQGKKITNGMDLGIKGYNKVSVTKGKGAGMIVRGNAFVDVDKANYKNYPF; the protein is encoded by the coding sequence ATGAACAGAAGGACATGGACATACAGCGCTCTCGGCCTGCTCGTGCTCGGCGGCGTCCTGCACGGCGCGCAGGCGCAGGGCAAGAAGTACACCATCGTCACGGTCGTGAAGATCACGGGCATCAACTGGTTCAACCGCATGGAGGAGGGCGTCAAGAAGTACGCCAAGGACACAGGCAACGCCGCCACGCAGACTGGCCCCTCCACCGCCGACGCCGCGCAGCAGGCCGCAATCATCGAGGACCTGATCGCCAAGAAGCCCGACGCGATCGCCGTCGTGCCCTTCAGCCCCGAAACGCTGGAACCCGTGCTGAAAAAGGCCATGGCGCGCGGCATCAAGGTCATCACGCACGAGGCCGACAACCAGACCAACACCCTGTACGACATCGAGGCCTTTGACAACGTCGCCTTCGGCGCGAACCTGAACGCGCGGCTGGCCAAGTGCATGGGCGGCAGCGGCAAGTGGGCGGTGTTCGTCGGCAGCCTGACCAGCAAGACGCACAACCAGTGGGCCGACGGCGGCATCGGCAACGCCAAGAAGAACGCGGGCATGACGTTGGTCGAAAGCAAGCAGGAGACGGCCGACGACGCCGACCAGGCCTACCAGAAGGCCAAGGAGCTCATCCGCAAGTACCCGGACATCAAGGGCTTCCAGGGCAGCGCGTCAACCGACGTGGCCGGCATCGGCCGCGCCGTCGAGGAGGCCGGCCTGGAGGGCAAGACCTGCGTGTACGGCACCAGCCTGCCGTCCATCGCCGGGAAATACCTCGATTCGGGCGCGGTCGACGGGATCGGCTTCTGGGATCCGGCCGACGCGGGCTACGTCATGAACAAAGTCGCGCAGCTCGTGCTGCAGGGCAAGAAGATCACCAACGGGATGGATCTCGGGATCAAGGGCTACAACAAGGTCAGCGTCACCAAGGGCAAGGGCGCGGGCATGATCGTCCGCGGCAATGCGTTTGTCGACGTGGACAAGGCCAACTACAAGAACTACCCCTTCTGA
- a CDS encoding ABC transporter permease, with the protein MKCFPEVYLRRLTADRHILFLLVASVAVALLATLLTQGTFMSADNWQSMATQLPELGLLALCILITMVSGNGGIDLSVVATANLSAITAGLIARRVYPEPDSANVAFTLTFLSVALLVGLACGLINGLLVARLRFAPILATLGTSLAFQGVGYALTNGSAVIGFSTGVQNLGLGTLGPIPVPLLIYLGVAGLLAWVLSSTPYGLRLYLLGTNSRAAHFTGIDTARVLITTYAVAGVLAAVSGIIFGARANSIKVDYGSSYLLIAILIAVMGGVNPAGGAGKVLGLLLATTALQFLSSSLNLLGLSNFLKDFTWGLLLLLSIALTSSRLNLWPTRSPPASTSPPTAPP; encoded by the coding sequence GTGAAGTGTTTTCCAGAGGTGTACTTGCGCCGACTGACCGCTGACCGACACATCCTGTTTCTGCTCGTCGCGAGCGTGGCCGTTGCGCTGCTGGCCACGCTGCTGACGCAGGGCACGTTCATGTCCGCCGACAACTGGCAGTCCATGGCCACGCAGCTCCCAGAACTGGGGCTGCTGGCGCTGTGCATCCTGATCACCATGGTGTCCGGCAACGGCGGCATCGACCTGTCGGTGGTCGCCACGGCGAACCTGTCGGCCATCACCGCCGGTCTCATCGCGCGGCGCGTGTACCCGGAGCCGGACAGCGCAAACGTGGCGTTCACGCTCACCTTCTTGTCCGTGGCGCTGCTCGTCGGTCTCGCGTGCGGACTCATCAACGGGCTGCTGGTGGCGCGCCTGCGCTTCGCGCCGATCCTGGCGACCCTGGGCACCTCGCTGGCCTTCCAGGGCGTCGGCTACGCCCTCACGAACGGATCAGCAGTCATCGGCTTCTCGACCGGAGTGCAGAACCTCGGTCTGGGTACGCTGGGGCCCATCCCCGTGCCGCTGCTGATCTACCTGGGCGTGGCGGGGCTCCTCGCATGGGTGCTGTCCTCAACGCCCTATGGCCTGCGGCTGTACCTGCTCGGCACGAACAGCAGGGCCGCGCACTTCACGGGCATCGACACGGCGCGGGTGCTCATCACCACCTACGCCGTGGCCGGTGTGCTCGCGGCGGTCTCTGGCATCATCTTCGGCGCGCGGGCCAACTCCATCAAGGTGGACTACGGCAGTTCGTACCTGCTCATCGCCATCCTGATCGCCGTCATGGGCGGGGTCAATCCAGCGGGCGGCGCGGGCAAGGTGCTGGGGCTGCTCCTCGCCACGACCGCGCTGCAGTTCCTGTCGAGCTCGCTGAACCTGCTGGGCCTGTCGAACTTCCTCAAGGATTTCACGTGGGGGCTGCTGCTCCTGCTCTCGATCGCGCTGACCTCGTCCCGGCTGAACCTATGGCCCACGCGCTCCCCCCCCGCCAGCACCTCGCCGCCCACCGCCCCGCCGTGA